A single Nycticebus coucang isolate mNycCou1 chromosome 16, mNycCou1.pri, whole genome shotgun sequence DNA region contains:
- the STX19 gene encoding syntaxin-19, which produces MKDRLQELKQRTKEIELSRESHVSTTEAEEQGVFLQQAVIYEKEPVAERHLHEIQKLQESINNLADNVQKFGQQQKTLVASMRRFSLLKKESSITKEIKIQAEHINRSLDDLIKEVKKSEAENGPSSVVTRILKSQHAAMFRHFQQTMFIYNDTIAAKQEKCKTFIFRQLEVAGKEVPEEEVTDMLLQGKWEVFNESLLTEINITKAQLSEIEQRHKELVNLENQIKDLRDLFIQISLLVEEQGESINNIEMIVNSTKEYVNDTKEKFGLAVKYKKRNPCRILCCWCCPCCGSK; this is translated from the coding sequence atgaaAGACCGCCTTCAAGAACTAAAGCAGAGAACAAAGGAAATTGAACTTTCCAGAGAAAGTCATGTGTCAACTACAGAAGCAGAGGAACAAGGAGTGTTTCTTCAGCAAGCTGTTATTTATGAAAAAGAGCCTGTAGCTGAGAGACATCTACATGAAATCCAAAAACTACAGGAGAGTATTAACAATTTGGCAGATAATgttcaaaaatttgggcaacaaCAGAAAACTCTGGTGGCTTCAATGAGAAGGTTTAGTCTACTTAAGAAAGAGTCTAGCAttacaaaggagataaaaatccAAGCAGAACACATTAACAGAAGTTTGGATGATTTAATTAAAGAAGTTAAAAAGTCAGAAGCTGAAAATGGTCCATCATCAGTGGTCACAAGGATACTTAAATCTCAGCATGCTGCGATGTTCCGCCATTTTCAGCAAACCATGTTTATATACAATGACACAATAGCAGCAAAGCAAGAGAAGTGCAAGACATTCATTTTCCGTCAGCTTGAAGTTGCTGGAAAAGAGGTGCCTGAAGAAGAAGTAACTGATATGCTTCTTCAAGGAAAATGGGAAGTCTTTAATGAAAGCTTACTTACAGAAATCAATATCACTAAAGCACAGCTTTCAGAGATTGAACAGAGACACAAGGAACTTGTTAATTTGGAGAACCAAATAAAGGATTTAAGGGATCTTTTCATTCAGATATCTCTTTTAGTAGAGGAACAAGGAGAAAGCATCAACAATATTGAAATGATAGTGAATAGCACAAAAGAATATGTTAATGATACTAAAGAAAAATTTGGACTAgctgtaaaatataaaaaaagaaatccttgcaGGATATTGTGTTGTTGGTGCTGTCCATGCTGTGGCTCAAAATAA